A window of Bacteroidota bacterium genomic DNA:
AGCCATCAAATCAGAAGCAACGGCAACAAATCCTCCTGCGAAATGAATTTTATTTACGAACTCTTTGTAATCGGAAACATTTCCGTTTGTATCTGGATATTGAATAAGCACCCCGAAAATTTTCTCCGAAGAAATTTTTGTATGATCTCCGACAATAACTTCAATTCCTAAAGGAAGTGCGCGTGTTTTCACCACATCAATCGTTTGCGGAAAACATTTTTCGGAAACGAAAAAAGTATTTGCACTAGAAGACTTGGGGCGTGAGTTGTGAAATAAAATCATTGCTTCTGCTGCTGCAGTTGCTTCATCGAGAAGTGATGCGTTGGCAATCGGCAATCCGGTTAAATCAATTACCATTGTTTGAAAGTTCAGAAGCGCCTCTAATCTTCCCTGTGAAATCTCGGCTTGATAAGGAGTGTAAGCAGTGTACCATCCCGGGTTTTCCAAAACATTTCGCTGCGTAACGGGAGGAATAATGCAGTTGTAATATCCTTGTCCGATGTATGATTTATAAATTTTATTTCGCGAAGCGGTTGTCTTCAGTTCTTTCAGATATTCAAACTCACTCAATCCTTCCGGAAGGTTCAGCGGTTTTTTCAATCGTATGTTGGAAGGAATTGTTTGAGAAATTAATTCATCAAGAGAATTTGCACCAACTTTTTTCAGCATTGGTTTCAAATCTTTTTCTCTGGGGCCGATGTGGCGGGATGCGAAGGTTGACATATTTTCTATTCTTATTTTTAGGAGAACAAATATAATAACAAATGGAATGTTGGAATAATGGAATAAGATGAAAACACCTGGCATTCCAACATTCCATTATTCCATCTTTCCGCTTTCCTGTATATTTGATTCCCGTGAAAAGAAGCGATGACCTTTTTTCCCTGCTAAAATCCCTCTCGCGAAACGAAAGGCGCTACTTCCATTTGTTTTCCCAACTGCAGAAAGGCGACAAGGCGTACCTCGCGCTGTTCACCGCGATGGATAAAATGAAAGAGTACGATGAAAAAATTTTCCGCGAGAAAAATAAAGATAAGGAGTTCATAAAAAATCTCGCGTGGCGGAAACATCATCTCTATAATTTAATTTTGAAATCACTCGGCTCGTACCACGAAAGCATTGACACGGAAGTTTACTCGCTCCTTCACCGCAACGAAGTGCTCTATGAAAAAGGATTGTACAAGCAATGCCGGAAAGTTCTGACGAAAGCAAAAACAATTGCGGTTAAGTATGAAATGTTCCACATCCTTTCCGAAATTCTGAACTGGGAAGATGTGATTGCAAGCAAATTATTTGAAATAGATACGCAGTTAAATGTGATTCGGGAAAGTAAAGACAATATTAAAATTCTTACCAACCTCACCGACTATAAAAATATTCTGATGGAGATTTACAACCTTCATCACGTGATTGGTGTTTTCAGAAAGCCGGAAGAGAAGAAAAAACTTGAACACATTGTAAAATCAAAACTCTGGAAAAGCGAATCGGAAGCGCTTACGTTCAAAGCTAAAAGGCATTTTTATTACAGTCATTTTCTCTACTGCTTTATGGACGGTGATTTTGAAAAAGGATTTGCCTACACAAAAAAGTGCGTAGATTCTTTTTTCACTCAGCCCGAACAGATTGCTTATAACTCTCATTTTTATATTACAGCCACAAATGCGTTTTTATATTGCTGCACAACGTTAAAGAAGCACGATGAAATGTTTGAAGCGATTGTGAAACTGAACGAGAACAAAAAACATTTCACTAAACGGTCTGAGCGGGCAGCGGCAACGTTGCTTTCCTATCACGAGTTGGGCTATTACATGATGACCGGAAAAATTCAGAAAGGACTGGACGCGGCAAAAAGAATTGAAATGGAAATTCTGGAGTTTGATGACATCATGTCAAACCTTGAAAAGTTTTCCATCTACATGAACCTCGCGTTCTTGTATTTTATGGCTGGCAGATACAAAGACACGATCGGCTGGCTTTATAAAATCATCAGCGCGGGCGGATTGAAAGCGCGCGCGGACTTCGACAGCATGGTGAGGATTTTTTACATCATAGCGCAATATGAAAAAGGAAGCAGCCCGCAGTTTATGAAATCGCTTTTGCGAAGCACTTACCGCTTTCTCATCAAGCGCGAACAGATGTACAAGTACGAAAAAATAATTCTGGATTTCATCCGCAAGAAATTAATCAAGGTAGATACCACCGAAGATTTAACGGGCGTTTTGAAAAACCTGCGCGAACAATTGCTCGTCATACAAAAAGATCCGTTTGAAGGACGCCCGCTGGAATATTTTGATTTGATTTCATGGATAACGAGTAAAATTGAAAACAGGCCGTTTGCGGAAGTGTTAAAAGAAAAATCAACTTGAAAAATATTTTTTCTAAAGTGTAAAGCATTTTGCTTTGTTTCAGTTTTCGTATCTTTGTTATATAAATAAAAAAATCCATGAACATTCAGGCAGAAAAACTGGCGCTGGTAAAATCTCTTCTTGAAATAAAAAGCGAAGCATTGCTCCGACAGATGAAGGCAATCCTGCAAGGTTCTAAAACCGATTTATGGGATGAATTGAGCGAAGAGCAGAAAGCATCGGTAAAAAGAGCAAGACGACAATTAGCGCAGGGCGAAGGCAAACCGCATAAGGAAGTAATGAAGAAATATGCCAAATGGCTTACAAAATAATCTGGTCGCCCGAAGCCATTCACACATTCGACAGTGTTATTGAATATCTTGAAGCGCATTGGACACACCGCGAAATCATAAAATTGATTCAGCGTGCCAATGACATAGAACATTTGCTGGAGAAAAATCCATATCTGTTTCGCGGTTCTGATAAAGAAAATATTCACGAAGCACTTGTGACCAAACATAATTTACTGCTCTACCAGATTAATGACGAAGAAAAACTGGTGGAACTATTGAGTTTCTGGGATACAAGGCAAAATCCAAAGAAAAAGTCTTCAGGAGATTAAATTATTTCTTTGTGAGCCAAAACACCCGCAACCTTTTAATCCTTCACTTCATTGTTTTCGTTTGGGGATGGACAGCAGTGCTCGGAAAAATAATTACGCTTCCCGCTTTGCAGTTGATCTGGATTCGCGTGATGATTGCCTTCGCGGGAATTTTAATTTATGTTTTGCTCAAAGGCATTCCGTTATTTTCTCTTTCAGGAAAAACTTTTTTACAATTACTTGCAATTGGTTTATTGGTGGGCTTGCACTGGATTTGTTTTTACGGAGCGGTGAAGGCAAGCAACGTTTCGGTAACCCTCGCCTGCTTTTCCACCGGAACTTTATTTACTTCTCTTTTCGAACCAATTTTCTTCAAGCGAAAAGTTTTATGGTACGAAATTTTTTTTGGTCTCGTTGTAATTGGCGCGCTGCTTTTGATTTTCAATGTGGAGACAAAATATTTCTGGGGAATTCTTCTCGGCATCGGGGCAGCGCTCACTTCCTCCATGATGGCGGTGGTAAATTCCATCATGAGCCGCAGGGAAATTTCCCCCGGATTAATTTCTGTTTATGAAATGGTGGGCTGCTGGGCGTGCATTTCCATTTTTATTTTTTCACTTGACCCGCAAACGGCAACTGTTTTTGGAATCAGCGCACACGACTGGCTTTACATTTTAATTTTTGCCGTGGGCTGCACGGTCATTCCATTCATCATCGGAGTTTACATTCTGAAAAAAGTTTCGCCTTACACCATGTCGCTCACGCTGAATCTCGAAACCATTTACGGAATCCTTTTCGCATTTTTTATTTTTGGAAGCACCGAGCACATGTCACTTTCCTTTTATATCGGCACAGCAATTATTCTTGCGGTGGTGTTTGCAGATTCGTATATAAAAAGGTTTGTAAAATAAAAAAGGGCTGTGAATTTCTTCGACAGCCCTTTGCACGGGGACTTGGTTAACCGAAACTTATTTTATCAAAACCATTTTTCTTGATACAACATTTCCTTCCGATTTTATTTCAAGAAAATAAACTCCCGAAGTAAAATTTTCTGCGTTCCATTCTAACTGGTGATTTCCTGATTCCTTATTTCCATTTTCCAATTCAGCCACCTTAATTCCCACGTGATTGAAAACAGAAAGGGTTACTTCTGATTTTTCTTTCAGTGAATAGAAAATCGTAGTGGAAGTTGTAAATGGATTCGGATAATTTTTTATTCCGGATACATTTCCGTTCTGTTCGTTAATTCCTGTTCCTGTGCGAAGAACAAAAACGCTGTCGCAATTGGTGCAGGTATTTCCGTTTACATCCGTCACAGTGAGGCATACATAATAGGTTCCCGTTGCAGAATACTGATGCGCTACCTGAACACATCCCGTTCCGAAATTTCCATCGCCAAAATCCCATGAGCACGAAACATTGTTGCTTCCGTTCGAATAAAAATAAACCCACCCACTTCCTGATGAATCAGGATACGCAGTGTAAGTTGAATCGCAGGGAGGAATTGGCGGAGGAGGAGCATTCACAATCGTTACCGTATCGCAATAAGTGTCGGAACAATTCTGAAGCGAATCCGAAACCCAGAGGCAAACCACATACATGCCGGAATATTGATACGTGTGCGAAGGATTTGTTGCATAACTATAATTTCCATCGCCAAAATTCCAGGAGTACCACGGCATGGTTCCTCCTGTGGAAGTATTTGTGAAAGAAATGGTCGGGTCGCTGGCATTATTATAAGTAAACGATGCCTGCAGATTGCACGGATAATAATTCACCGTGTTGCAGTACGAGCAAGTATCCGTTTGCGAAATAACCGTGAGGCAAACAGTGTAGGTGCCCGCATTGGCATACATGTGCGAAGGATTTTGAAGTGTGGAAGTATTTCCGTCTCCGAAATTCCAGTTCCATGAAATAAACGGTCCGCCAGTGGATTGGTCAGAAAAATAAAAAGTGTTTCCCTGAAATCCATAGGAGAAATTTGCACTGCATGGAGCGGGAGGCGCGTTGGTAATCACCACCGAATCGCAAAAGGTGCTTTGACATGGATTCAAACTGTCCCACATCGTGAGGCAAACCATATATGTTCCGTTATACATA
This region includes:
- a CDS encoding type II toxin-antitoxin system RelE/ParE family toxin, whose amino-acid sequence is MAYKIIWSPEAIHTFDSVIEYLEAHWTHREIIKLIQRANDIEHLLEKNPYLFRGSDKENIHEALVTKHNLLLYQINDEEKLVELLSFWDTRQNPKKKSSGD
- a CDS encoding DMT family transporter — encoded protein: MSQNTRNLLILHFIVFVWGWTAVLGKIITLPALQLIWIRVMIAFAGILIYVLLKGIPLFSLSGKTFLQLLAIGLLVGLHWICFYGAVKASNVSVTLACFSTGTLFTSLFEPIFFKRKVLWYEIFFGLVVIGALLLIFNVETKYFWGILLGIGAALTSSMMAVVNSIMSRREISPGLISVYEMVGCWACISIFIFSLDPQTATVFGISAHDWLYILIFAVGCTVIPFIIGVYILKKVSPYTMSLTLNLETIYGILFAFFIFGSTEHMSLSFYIGTAIILAVVFADSYIKRFVK
- a CDS encoding PKD domain-containing protein; the protein is MKTQFYFSRKIFASMLAIIFSSALFMQTKAQSTCQAGFTFSVNNNVVTFTNTSTGASMPSYSWNFGDGNYDWQANPVHTYMYNGTYMVCLTMWDSLNPCQSTFCDSVVITNAPPAPCSANFSYGFQGNTFYFSDQSTGGPFISWNWNFGDGNTSTLQNPSHMYANAGTYTVCLTVISQTDTCSYCNTVNYYPCNLQASFTYNNASDPTISFTNTSTGGTMPWYSWNFGDGNYSYATNPSHTYQYSGMYVVCLWVSDSLQNCSDTYCDTVTIVNAPPPPIPPCDSTYTAYPDSSGSGWVYFYSNGSNNVSCSWDFGDGNFGTGCVQVAHQYSATGTYYVCLTVTDVNGNTCTNCDSVFVLRTGTGINEQNGNVSGIKNYPNPFTTSTTIFYSLKEKSEVTLSVFNHVGIKVAELENGNKESGNHQLEWNAENFTSGVYFLEIKSEGNVVSRKMVLIK